Proteins co-encoded in one Nitratireductor kimnyeongensis genomic window:
- the gshB gene encoding glutathione synthase, whose product MPLKIAVQMDHISTVSIAGDTSFALALEAQARGHALWHYTPDKLSMVDGKVIAWAEALEVRDIKGDHFTLGEPQRLDLSEMDVVLLRQDPPFDMNYITTTHILDRIHPETLVVNDPSWVRNSPEKIFVIEFADLMPETLITRDTREVDDFRKKHGDIIVKPLYGNGGAGIFHLKEGDRNLASLLEMFMGAFREPFIVQRYLKEVRGGDKRIILIEGEPVGAINRVPAEHDSRSNMHVGGRAEHAELTDREREICARIGPSLRERGFTLVGIDVIGDWLTEINVTSPTGIREVKRFGGADIAALFWDAVEARRARG is encoded by the coding sequence ATGCCCCTGAAAATCGCGGTCCAGATGGACCATATCTCCACCGTTTCGATTGCCGGCGACACGAGCTTCGCGCTCGCGCTTGAAGCACAGGCGAGGGGCCATGCCCTCTGGCACTACACGCCGGATAAACTCTCCATGGTCGATGGCAAGGTCATCGCCTGGGCGGAAGCGTTGGAAGTGCGCGATATCAAGGGCGATCATTTCACGCTCGGCGAGCCGCAGCGGCTCGATCTGTCGGAGATGGACGTGGTTCTTTTGCGTCAGGATCCGCCCTTCGACATGAATTATATCACCACCACCCACATCCTTGACCGGATTCACCCCGAGACATTGGTCGTCAACGATCCGTCCTGGGTGCGCAACAGCCCTGAAAAGATCTTCGTCATCGAGTTCGCGGATCTGATGCCTGAAACGCTCATCACGCGGGATACGCGCGAGGTCGACGATTTCCGCAAGAAGCACGGCGACATCATCGTCAAGCCGCTCTATGGCAATGGCGGTGCTGGCATCTTCCATCTGAAGGAGGGCGACCGAAATCTCGCCTCGCTGTTGGAGATGTTCATGGGGGCGTTTCGCGAGCCCTTCATCGTGCAGCGTTATCTCAAAGAGGTGCGGGGTGGTGACAAGCGGATCATTCTTATCGAGGGCGAGCCCGTGGGCGCCATCAACCGGGTTCCCGCCGAGCATGATTCCCGTTCCAACATGCATGTGGGCGGGCGCGCCGAGCATGCGGAACTGACAGATCGCGAGCGTGAAATTTGCGCGCGCATCGGCCCGTCCCTGCGCGAGCGTGGCTTCACCCTTGTCGGCATCGATGTCATCGGAGACTGGCTGACGGAAATCAATGTCACGTCTCCCACAGGCATTCGTGAAGTGAAGCGTTTTGGCGGCGCCGATATCGCAGCCTTGTTCTGGGATGCGGTCGAGGCCCGTCGGGCCCGTGGATAA
- a CDS encoding helix-turn-helix domain-containing protein: MTTQFGKELRKLRIEYNEKLFDMAGRIGKSVAFLSAVERGKKALPQGFEEAVIESYSLRAELAGRIRAAADQSRRTFTLQPSSALARDTAGMMARRMNNLSEDQLKQMLRILKSEGGETHEGDA; this comes from the coding sequence ATGACAACGCAATTCGGAAAGGAACTACGCAAACTGAGGATTGAATATAATGAGAAGCTGTTCGACATGGCCGGTCGGATTGGAAAATCCGTCGCCTTCCTGTCTGCAGTCGAAAGGGGGAAGAAAGCTCTACCGCAGGGCTTCGAAGAGGCGGTCATCGAAAGTTATTCGCTAAGAGCGGAACTGGCTGGTCGAATTCGAGCCGCTGCTGACCAGTCTCGGCGTACATTTACGCTACAGCCGTCAAGCGCTCTAGCTCGCGACACAGCAGGAATGATGGCGCGTCGGATGAATAATCTCTCGGAGGATCAGTTGAAACAGATGTTGCGCATTTTGAAGTCGGAGGGGGGCGAAACCCATGAAGGCGACGCATGA
- a CDS encoding ImmA/IrrE family metallo-endopeptidase yields MKATHDYIVPAKSWDQIGLAAEEVRRLLHVERTPYFPVVDIIESVLDNQLGLLSFEIDPEEEMGEAEGYTAPDGSLIILREDVYVAACNGEARARFTSAHELGHWFMHTNIPLARAPSRGAKPYRLAEPQANAFAAEILMPRRFVTSADTVATIMARHGVSAEAATNRIKFLKNKGII; encoded by the coding sequence ATGAAGGCGACGCATGATTATATTGTTCCTGCCAAGTCTTGGGACCAAATCGGCTTGGCAGCTGAAGAAGTACGGCGTTTGCTTCATGTAGAGCGTACACCGTATTTTCCTGTGGTGGATATTATTGAGAGCGTTCTCGACAACCAGCTGGGCCTTTTGAGTTTCGAAATCGACCCTGAAGAGGAAATGGGGGAGGCTGAAGGCTATACGGCGCCCGACGGGTCTCTGATTATTCTTCGTGAGGATGTCTATGTCGCTGCTTGTAATGGCGAAGCGAGGGCGAGATTCACTTCAGCACATGAGTTGGGTCATTGGTTCATGCATACCAACATTCCCTTAGCGCGTGCTCCAAGCAGGGGTGCTAAGCCGTACCGTCTTGCCGAGCCCCAAGCAAATGCCTTTGCTGCGGAAATTCTGATGCCACGACGTTTCGTTACGTCGGCGGATACCGTCGCAACGATAATGGCGCGTCATGGTGTCTCTGCTGAGGCGGCCACAAACCGCATTAAGTTCCTGAAAAATAAGGGGATCATCTAA
- a CDS encoding ParB/RepB/Spo0J family partition protein — protein sequence MTISGPELTLTEGLKLIRKSLRACGTTSPIPHPKRLGRREIARMVSVFQPRMLQGRLAEDECHIEELQAAIGHGEEPRMLDPITVWWGGDIYYVVDGHHRLTAYDRQKVTTDIPVEVFEGTLDQAMAHSAALNSKNRLPMRLEDKLNYAWRLVLVSSLSKRQIVDSCGVANGTVGEMRSVKAKLLEDPATTVEDLQSLSWKDARMNSRGVAAKELTCPEAAVRKRAERYVKSILRAVKDRPFVDPEAFAMALVMLDERLPSVLMQTDAWGDAFRETVEGLRNDLESARDLAALWDNEDDY from the coding sequence ATGACGATCTCTGGACCCGAACTTACGCTCACAGAAGGATTAAAACTGATCCGCAAGTCTCTCAGAGCTTGCGGCACAACCTCTCCTATACCACACCCGAAGCGCCTCGGCCGCCGGGAGATCGCTCGGATGGTCTCGGTGTTCCAACCCCGGATGCTACAAGGGCGTCTTGCGGAAGACGAATGCCATATCGAAGAGCTGCAAGCTGCGATAGGTCACGGTGAAGAACCTCGTATGCTTGATCCAATCACTGTTTGGTGGGGCGGTGACATATACTACGTAGTCGACGGGCATCATCGTTTGACTGCCTACGACCGGCAGAAGGTAACCACTGATATTCCCGTCGAGGTGTTCGAAGGAACGCTTGATCAGGCGATGGCCCATAGTGCCGCCTTGAATTCTAAGAACCGCTTGCCAATGAGGCTTGAAGACAAGCTCAATTACGCTTGGCGCTTGGTACTGGTAAGCAGTCTTTCAAAGCGGCAGATCGTAGACTCCTGCGGCGTGGCCAACGGCACAGTCGGAGAGATGAGAAGCGTTAAGGCAAAGCTACTCGAAGATCCCGCGACGACAGTGGAGGACCTTCAAAGTTTGTCATGGAAGGATGCCAGAATGAACTCCCGAGGGGTCGCCGCTAAAGAGCTAACTTGTCCCGAGGCCGCAGTCAGGAAACGGGCGGAACGGTACGTAAAAAGCATCTTGCGAGCTGTGAAGGACCGGCCATTCGTTGATCCTGAGGCATTTGCTATGGCACTCGTGATGCTTGATGAGCGATTGCCAAGCGTACTCATGCAAACCGATGCCTGGGGTGATGCCTTCCGGGAAACCGTGGAGGGGTTGCGGAATGATCTCGAAAGCGCTCGGGACTTGGCAGCCCTTTGGGACAATGAAGACGATTATTAA
- a CDS encoding recombinase family protein, translated as MKNTKNFAPKAYSYVRFSTPEQARGDSKRRQIEKATEYAARHGLDLVDDEYMDLGVSAYRGRNREEGALADFLLAVKDGVIERGSYLLVESMDRISREKPRKAVRLLEDICEAGIVLVTLADGKAYSIDTLDNDPMAFMWAFMVATRANEESEIKSQRVREAWRRKRQRASEEGAALTARVPAWLRLSEDGRSFIPIEDRVEVIKRIFAAADRGEGQHTIAASLNGQGVDTFGNGKRKAAFWHRSYIAKILRNTAVIGTLTPHTSRETGGKRTRDALEPIPNYYPKIIPTALFERVNSRRRGGNTPRMRGEQGQVSNILAGLAKCPKCGSTMTRVNKGRSGGTPSLVCTSAKAGAGCTYHAVKLSLVESAIRRAGNTQFVFEVPSGDPLIDERLNMLNREFDGVGAAINNLLEEIEEGGSSPALRRRLEELEATQMQLQDELSNLEEQASKTSGKAVDRVVGKLQKALTNQKNSITEMNTALRDAMMNCVVDYRVGCLVFHWKHSQETTEVPFDFPLE; from the coding sequence ATGAAAAATACGAAGAACTTCGCCCCGAAGGCGTATTCATATGTTCGATTTTCCACCCCTGAACAAGCTCGTGGCGATAGCAAACGCCGTCAGATCGAAAAGGCGACAGAATATGCAGCGAGGCATGGACTCGACCTCGTAGATGACGAATACATGGACCTCGGTGTGTCTGCCTATCGTGGCAGGAACCGGGAAGAAGGAGCGCTTGCGGACTTCCTGCTGGCCGTGAAAGACGGTGTCATCGAACGAGGCTCCTACCTGCTCGTCGAGAGTATGGACCGCATAAGCCGTGAGAAGCCACGCAAAGCAGTCCGCCTTTTGGAAGATATATGCGAAGCGGGCATTGTTCTCGTTACACTCGCCGACGGCAAAGCGTATTCGATAGACACTCTTGATAATGATCCCATGGCATTCATGTGGGCGTTCATGGTGGCGACTAGAGCCAACGAAGAAAGTGAAATCAAAAGTCAGCGTGTTCGAGAGGCTTGGCGTAGGAAAAGACAGCGTGCATCGGAAGAAGGGGCTGCACTGACCGCGCGAGTACCCGCATGGCTTAGGCTGTCAGAGGACGGACGCTCGTTTATTCCGATTGAAGATCGCGTCGAGGTTATTAAAAGGATTTTCGCTGCTGCTGATCGAGGGGAGGGGCAGCACACAATAGCTGCGAGCCTGAACGGCCAAGGCGTCGATACATTCGGTAACGGCAAACGGAAGGCCGCCTTTTGGCATAGATCCTATATCGCAAAGATTCTGCGCAACACCGCTGTGATAGGGACATTAACACCGCACACTTCCCGTGAGACTGGGGGCAAGAGAACTCGGGACGCTCTCGAGCCTATACCGAACTACTACCCAAAGATCATTCCCACGGCACTCTTTGAGCGCGTCAATTCGAGGCGACGTGGGGGCAACACACCCCGTATGCGAGGCGAACAAGGACAGGTGTCGAATATCTTGGCTGGCCTCGCCAAATGCCCCAAATGTGGTTCAACAATGACCCGCGTGAACAAAGGTCGAAGCGGAGGAACACCAAGTCTAGTCTGCACCTCAGCGAAAGCTGGCGCGGGATGTACCTATCACGCCGTGAAGTTGTCCTTAGTGGAGAGCGCAATTCGACGTGCTGGAAATACACAGTTCGTCTTTGAGGTTCCCTCAGGAGACCCCCTGATTGATGAACGTTTGAACATGCTCAATCGCGAGTTTGATGGAGTAGGTGCTGCGATCAATAACCTACTTGAAGAAATCGAGGAGGGGGGCAGTAGCCCAGCGCTAAGGCGGCGACTTGAAGAACTTGAAGCTACGCAGATGCAGTTACAAGACGAATTGAGTAACCTCGAGGAACAAGCGAGCAAGACCTCCGGCAAGGCCGTCGATCGTGTGGTGGGCAAACTTCAAAAGGCACTCACTAACCAGAAGAACTCGATAACCGAGATGAATACGGCTCTCCGAGATGCGATGATGAACTGCGTGGTGGATTACCGAGTTGGGTGCCTCGTATTTCACTGGAAACACTCGCAGGAGACCACAGAGGTCCCCTTCGATTTCCCCCTAGAGTGA
- a CDS encoding LysE family translocator has protein sequence MVETGTLLTYALVVLGLFLIPGPAVLMTLARAAAGGRRIGIATGLGIAAGDLVHTLMATVGLSAILMTSALAFAIVKYAGVAYLIYLGISAFLEKSDRFDLPAVRPLTAPRAFRQALYAEVLNPKTALFFLAFLPQFVQPTGSAIVQLATLGFVFVLMSAAYTSLIAVATGWVGAWLQRNPAIARWQGRVVGTIYLALGARLALQER, from the coding sequence ATGGTCGAGACCGGAACCCTGTTGACCTACGCTTTGGTTGTCCTGGGATTGTTTCTGATCCCCGGACCAGCGGTCCTGATGACACTGGCCCGCGCCGCCGCCGGTGGCCGTCGTATTGGCATCGCCACCGGGCTCGGTATTGCAGCAGGTGACTTGGTGCACACGCTCATGGCAACAGTTGGTTTGTCGGCTATTCTTATGACCTCCGCACTGGCTTTTGCCATTGTGAAATATGCTGGTGTCGCTTACCTGATTTATCTCGGTATCAGCGCCTTTCTCGAAAAATCAGACCGTTTCGATCTGCCAGCCGTGCGGCCTCTGACCGCCCCACGGGCCTTTCGGCAGGCGCTCTACGCTGAGGTGCTGAACCCGAAGACGGCCCTGTTTTTCCTCGCCTTTCTGCCCCAGTTTGTTCAGCCAACCGGATCGGCCATCGTCCAGCTTGCAACACTCGGATTCGTCTTCGTCCTGATGAGTGCGGCTTACACTTCACTCATCGCGGTTGCCACCGGTTGGGTTGGTGCATGGCTGCAACGCAATCCAGCAATTGCCCGTTGGCAGGGGCGTGTTGTAGGCACAATCTATCTGGCGCTCGGCGCACGGCTTGCTCTTCAGGAACGATGA
- a CDS encoding DUF1801 domain-containing protein, protein MADKSSDKATRREETPRLLSGGNPQIPKGDGDGPVQAYIAAMPGWKSEAGRMLDSLIVHELPEVRKAVKWNSPLYGIEGQGWFLGLHCFTRYIKIAFFQGASLKPLPPVASKDANTRYFHLHEDETLDEAQFTSWVRHASALPGWKP, encoded by the coding sequence ATGGCAGACAAATCTTCGGACAAGGCGACCAGGCGCGAAGAGACCCCACGCCTGCTGTCCGGCGGAAACCCGCAAATCCCCAAGGGTGACGGGGACGGCCCCGTTCAAGCCTATATTGCGGCGATGCCGGGCTGGAAGAGTGAGGCTGGCCGCATGCTCGACAGCTTGATCGTTCACGAGCTTCCCGAAGTGCGCAAGGCGGTAAAGTGGAATTCACCACTCTACGGGATCGAAGGCCAGGGCTGGTTCCTCGGCCTTCACTGTTTTACGCGCTATATCAAAATCGCCTTCTTTCAAGGCGCTTCACTCAAGCCCCTCCCGCCTGTGGCATCCAAGGACGCCAATACGCGCTATTTTCACCTTCATGAGGATGAAACGCTCGACGAGGCACAATTCACGTCATGGGTGCGGCATGCATCCGCCCTGCCCGGCTGGAAGCCCTAA
- a CDS encoding DUF1801 domain-containing protein has translation MTTTETSAPERIDARIAELDDWRGEMLSRLRCIVKQALPGVIEEWKWRGVPVWYQDGMICTGETYKKAVKMTFAKGASLKDPSCLFNASLEGNTRRAIDFHEGDVIAEDALKALLQRAARLNASTRK, from the coding sequence ATGACCACGACCGAAACATCAGCGCCTGAGCGGATCGACGCCAGGATCGCGGAACTGGACGACTGGCGCGGCGAGATGCTTTCAAGGCTTCGCTGCATCGTCAAACAGGCGCTTCCCGGTGTGATCGAGGAGTGGAAATGGCGCGGCGTGCCGGTCTGGTATCAGGACGGGATGATCTGCACCGGTGAAACCTACAAGAAGGCCGTGAAGATGACGTTTGCCAAGGGCGCTTCGCTTAAAGACCCTTCCTGTCTCTTCAACGCCAGCCTTGAGGGTAACACTCGGCGTGCCATCGATTTTCACGAAGGGGATGTCATCGCCGAGGACGCTTTGAAGGCACTTCTTCAACGCGCCGCCCGCCTGAACGCATCGACACGCAAATAG
- a CDS encoding SRPBCC family protein: MTKAATETRSVVVEREIPHPPEKIWRALTRPHLIAEWLMKNDFEAREGHRFSLTADWGGVDCVVQTVKPHRALSYAWDTKDLRSTVSWTLTPTENGTLLRMEQEGFLPNQKSYFQGASVGWPRFISALERLLERLD, translated from the coding sequence ATGACAAAGGCCGCAACCGAAACGCGCTCCGTGGTGGTTGAGCGTGAGATTCCGCACCCGCCCGAAAAGATCTGGCGCGCTCTCACACGGCCGCATCTGATTGCGGAATGGCTGATGAAGAACGATTTTGAAGCGCGTGAGGGCCATCGCTTCAGCCTGACCGCCGACTGGGGTGGTGTGGACTGCGTGGTGCAGACGGTGAAGCCCCATAGGGCGCTTTCCTATGCCTGGGACACGAAAGACCTGCGCAGCACCGTCAGCTGGACGCTCACTCCCACGGAAAACGGGACGCTTCTGCGCATGGAGCAGGAAGGATTTCTGCCGAACCAGAAGTCCTATTTCCAGGGCGCTAGCGTGGGATGGCCGCGCTTCATCTCCGCACTCGAAAGGCTGCTCGAGCGGCTTGACTGA
- a CDS encoding ArsR/SmtB family transcription factor, giving the protein MQQSRDILFRTLADPTRRAIFERLCRDGDLTVGVLTAGAGVSQPAVSKHLGVLKRAGLVQDHQEGRQTRYSARIEALTPLNNWTKEMNGFWQSRFDDLEDLLNRMDQ; this is encoded by the coding sequence ATGCAGCAGTCTCGAGATATCCTCTTTCGCACTCTGGCCGACCCGACGCGCCGCGCGATATTCGAACGTCTTTGTCGGGATGGCGATCTGACGGTCGGGGTGCTGACGGCCGGCGCTGGTGTGTCGCAGCCTGCGGTCTCCAAACATCTCGGCGTGCTCAAGCGTGCGGGTCTTGTGCAAGATCACCAGGAGGGCCGGCAAACCCGCTACAGCGCGCGCATCGAAGCGCTGACCCCCCTTAACAACTGGACAAAAGAGATGAACGGCTTTTGGCAGAGCCGCTTCGACGACCTTGAGGACCTGCTCAACCGGATGGATCAATGA